In Pseudodesulfovibrio sp. JC047, a genomic segment contains:
- a CDS encoding AMP-binding protein → MYHSVYETEPREKRMKRKWKGVREVVLEAEHSSGEFQARLEAMGACARDFKGWEDFGKIPPLRKRDIIQWQQEYGLGWFLKCQPGQLSRVYQSPGPIFDPEGMDPDYWAWSEAFFAAGFRPGDLTQMTFSYHMTPAGLMFEQPLRDIGCGVIPAGPGNTDTQIELLTRLPVTAFVGMASYLKEIGERALALGVDVREDFALEKAYVAAEPLSEELRGDVEEMFGITVREGYGTADVGCVAYECTERGGLHLSNYRHVEICDPTTGEPVPDGDIGEVVVTPFFTDYPLVRLATGDMSSIDASVCACGRTARKLTGWKGRVDDVTKVKGQFVYPEQASTVFARYPDVSGWQILVKNDKGRDFLVVAVETVTSLNTKKFCTDFQSVMKLKPVVETCAPGTLPEDAPRLVDERTFD, encoded by the coding sequence ATGTATCACAGCGTCTATGAGACTGAGCCTCGTGAAAAGCGGATGAAGCGCAAGTGGAAGGGCGTGCGTGAGGTTGTGCTTGAGGCGGAACATTCGTCAGGAGAATTTCAGGCCCGTTTGGAGGCCATGGGGGCGTGTGCCCGTGATTTCAAGGGGTGGGAGGATTTCGGGAAAATTCCACCGCTGAGGAAACGGGACATTATTCAATGGCAGCAGGAATATGGTCTTGGCTGGTTCTTGAAGTGTCAGCCGGGCCAACTGTCGAGAGTGTATCAGTCCCCGGGACCGATTTTTGATCCGGAAGGTATGGACCCGGACTATTGGGCGTGGAGTGAGGCCTTTTTTGCGGCGGGTTTTCGACCTGGCGACCTGACTCAGATGACATTTTCGTATCACATGACCCCGGCAGGGCTGATGTTTGAACAACCGCTTCGGGATATCGGATGCGGGGTGATTCCGGCTGGACCGGGAAACACGGACACACAGATTGAGTTGCTGACCCGACTGCCGGTGACGGCATTTGTGGGCATGGCCAGTTATTTGAAAGAGATCGGAGAGCGGGCATTGGCTTTGGGGGTGGATGTGCGGGAAGATTTCGCGCTTGAAAAGGCGTATGTGGCTGCGGAGCCATTGTCGGAAGAGCTTCGGGGTGACGTTGAAGAGATGTTTGGCATTACGGTCCGTGAGGGATATGGCACGGCGGACGTTGGATGTGTGGCCTACGAATGCACGGAGCGTGGCGGCCTGCACCTGTCGAATTACCGACATGTGGAGATCTGTGATCCGACGACCGGGGAACCGGTGCCGGATGGAGATATCGGTGAAGTGGTGGTCACGCCGTTTTTTACGGACTATCCACTTGTTCGACTGGCCACTGGCGATATGTCATCGATTGATGCGTCAGTGTGCGCGTGTGGTCGAACAGCGCGGAAATTGACAGGATGGAAAGGGCGCGTCGATGATGTCACCAAAGTCAAAGGACAGTTTGTATACCCCGAGCAGGCTTCGACCGTTTTTGCGAGATATCCTGACGTTTCGGGCTGGCAGATTTTAGTGAAAAATGATAAAGGCAGGGACTTCCTTGTGGTGGCAGTGGAAACAGTCACCTCATTGAATACGAAAAAGTTCTGCACCGATTTTCAATCGGTGATGAAATTGAAACCAGTCGTCGAGACCTGCGCGCCCGGGACACTCCCGGAAGACGCGCCCCGGCTCGTCGATGAGAGGACTTTCGATTAA
- a CDS encoding sigma-54 dependent transcriptional regulator — protein MSARTVLFIAEPQSVTGIFPTLQKAGLQAGLADNLTGALGFIKKSNPCLVLCRPDLRGFDVRAFLTQIQALEGCPPVVIFTASGSVEQATEYLELGARDYWIEPLVWEKIRLVLPAPEPDPEPEPIARNTPKSVSPSSVPGKFKIIGRHKAVLRVLALARQVAGSKATVLISGDSGTGKEMFARYLHHNSNRTDKPFVAINCAALPEHLLESELFGHEKGAFTGAINRKLGKFELANGGTILLDEITEMDLGLQAKLLRVLQESEFDRVGGVETVHIDVRVLATTNRDIEATVREGKFRQDLFYRLNVIPLTLPALKDRGDDVLLLAEYFTNKFTATYGLDPLVFSDNAKQWLMKYDWPGNVRELQNLMERAVLLAGQGPIQTKHFLMGDEQWMPDDLSEIDAGQQAVSESAPPSTPDEALSVMPIHEMEKRLILKSLEETTGNRTRAAELLGISVRTLRNKLNEYKKQGVDV, from the coding sequence ATGTCGGCCAGAACAGTACTTTTCATCGCGGAACCCCAGTCCGTCACAGGCATCTTCCCTACCTTGCAAAAGGCCGGGTTGCAGGCCGGATTGGCCGACAATCTTACTGGCGCACTCGGGTTTATCAAGAAATCAAACCCCTGTCTCGTGTTATGCCGACCAGACTTGCGAGGGTTCGATGTCAGGGCTTTTTTAACGCAGATTCAGGCTCTTGAAGGCTGCCCTCCGGTCGTTATCTTTACGGCGTCCGGTTCTGTCGAGCAGGCCACGGAATATCTTGAGCTTGGCGCACGTGATTACTGGATCGAACCATTGGTCTGGGAAAAAATCAGGCTTGTCCTGCCCGCACCTGAACCTGATCCTGAACCTGAGCCAATTGCGCGGAATACACCCAAGTCTGTTTCTCCGTCTTCGGTCCCCGGGAAATTCAAGATTATCGGCAGACACAAGGCCGTATTGCGGGTCTTGGCCCTTGCCAGACAGGTTGCCGGTTCCAAGGCTACTGTGTTGATTTCCGGTGATTCCGGGACAGGAAAGGAGATGTTTGCCCGCTATCTGCATCACAATTCCAATCGCACGGACAAGCCTTTTGTCGCCATCAACTGCGCGGCTCTGCCTGAGCATTTGCTTGAATCCGAACTTTTCGGACATGAAAAGGGCGCGTTTACCGGTGCGATCAATCGCAAGCTCGGTAAATTTGAATTGGCCAATGGCGGGACCATTCTTCTGGATGAAATCACGGAGATGGACCTAGGCCTTCAGGCCAAGCTGCTTCGTGTGCTTCAGGAGTCCGAATTCGATCGTGTGGGGGGTGTAGAGACCGTCCACATCGATGTTCGAGTTTTGGCCACCACCAACCGGGATATCGAGGCAACCGTTCGCGAAGGCAAGTTCCGGCAGGACTTGTTCTATCGTCTGAATGTCATTCCCCTGACCTTGCCCGCGCTCAAGGATCGTGGCGACGATGTCCTTCTTCTGGCCGAATATTTTACGAATAAGTTCACTGCCACATACGGACTTGATCCGTTGGTTTTTTCGGACAATGCCAAGCAGTGGCTCATGAAATACGATTGGCCTGGTAACGTGCGAGAGTTGCAGAACCTCATGGAGCGCGCGGTGCTTCTCGCCGGGCAGGGACCGATTCAGACCAAACATTTTCTCATGGGCGACGAACAGTGGATGCCTGATGATCTGTCCGAAATCGATGCCGGACAGCAGGCCGTCTCCGAGTCCGCCCCCCCATCCACCCCGGACGAGGCCCTTTCCGTCATGCCCATTCACGAAATGGAAAAACGCCTTATTCTCAAAAGTCTTGAAGAAACAACCGGCAACCGAACTCGTGCCGCCGAACTCCTTGGTATCTCCGTGCGGACTCTGCGAAATAAGCTTAATGAGTATAAAAAACAGGGTGTTGACGTATAA
- a CDS encoding glycosyltransferase has product MRTSIPVLCYHNVNDIDGHTPELFCEHLDAMIDAGWHTISARELLAVTRGQMKAPKKTVVLTFDDGHLSNWLTVVPELEKRNMTGTFFGLSDFTIDGPVRTMETAPDMVSMPDAFRNAHLNGDFSQFMTTEEFKAILDKGMEVFSHGRRHQGAFLDLKPLQRMGNNAHWGAWSIYPGFNAAWPTFKVGSGYVYDGFQPVLDGSGEPRFVQRSTADRLAFCRRDFRKSMDWIRELNGYDEQLFCWPWGQFCPDAQDELRKAGYVGAFTLERWVNAKGTNPFRLNRIGVGKKKTGAWIQSRLRMYGSDPAARVFFKLHTKRPEVHRVLFTTDSVKLSGGSRQMVNNIKAMSEMGITTYALLTSDSPINDALKDLDVEIIHFDGFRHYLKAGRFLKKLVKEHAIDVVHTFHNRAYKMGVLARLMGAKYKLFINRGVISKPNSIFFLWTALANGVITNSRQCADILRAHHVLKRRLNVVYNAYVGPDFGTPKPRKKRGIRFIYIGNNAHIKGYDVFLDAAAALCEKGCRDMEFVAVGVPQEISGDLAAHLTPAVRERLRATGTIPHNQVLEELAFADVQVMTSRKESLPNVLLEGFALGVPAICTRVGGVPEIIQDGVNGFLCDNEDSACLAEKMQAMADDSKIRYSMGYAGHALVSTMLTPEAKGRNLMRVYMGERLDEPLDLNMLPTVQDEDEPFGHSEH; this is encoded by the coding sequence ATGAGAACATCCATACCTGTCCTATGTTATCACAATGTCAACGACATTGACGGCCATACGCCGGAACTTTTTTGCGAACACCTCGACGCCATGATCGACGCCGGGTGGCACACCATCTCCGCACGGGAACTTCTGGCCGTGACCCGCGGACAGATGAAAGCCCCGAAAAAGACCGTGGTGCTCACCTTTGACGACGGACACCTGTCCAACTGGCTGACCGTTGTCCCGGAACTGGAAAAACGGAACATGACCGGCACCTTTTTCGGGCTGTCCGATTTCACAATCGATGGTCCGGTACGCACGATGGAAACCGCCCCGGACATGGTGTCCATGCCGGATGCTTTCAGAAACGCCCATCTCAACGGCGATTTCTCCCAATTCATGACGACAGAGGAATTCAAGGCCATACTCGACAAGGGAATGGAAGTCTTCTCGCATGGCCGTCGGCACCAGGGCGCGTTTCTGGACCTCAAGCCATTGCAGCGTATGGGAAACAACGCCCATTGGGGTGCCTGGTCGATCTACCCGGGCTTCAATGCGGCCTGGCCAACCTTCAAGGTGGGCAGCGGATATGTGTATGACGGATTCCAACCCGTCCTTGACGGCTCAGGAGAACCCCGGTTCGTCCAACGCTCCACCGCTGACCGACTCGCCTTCTGCCGCCGGGACTTTCGCAAAAGCATGGACTGGATTCGTGAACTGAACGGATATGATGAACAACTTTTCTGCTGGCCATGGGGACAATTCTGCCCCGATGCACAGGATGAATTGCGCAAGGCCGGCTATGTGGGCGCATTCACCTTGGAACGGTGGGTCAACGCCAAAGGCACGAACCCATTCCGGCTCAATCGAATTGGTGTAGGCAAGAAGAAAACCGGCGCGTGGATTCAGTCCCGGTTGCGGATGTACGGGTCTGATCCGGCGGCACGCGTATTTTTCAAACTGCACACCAAACGGCCCGAGGTCCATCGAGTCTTGTTTACCACGGACTCCGTGAAACTCTCCGGTGGCAGTCGCCAGATGGTCAACAACATCAAGGCCATGTCCGAAATGGGTATCACAACGTATGCCCTGCTCACCAGTGACAGCCCCATCAATGACGCGCTCAAGGATCTGGATGTGGAAATCATCCACTTCGACGGATTCCGACACTATCTCAAGGCCGGTCGATTCCTGAAAAAACTGGTCAAAGAACACGCTATCGACGTGGTCCACACCTTTCACAATCGGGCATACAAAATGGGCGTGCTGGCCCGACTCATGGGGGCCAAATACAAACTGTTCATCAACCGGGGTGTCATCTCCAAGCCCAACTCGATCTTTTTTCTATGGACCGCACTGGCCAATGGCGTCATCACCAACTCCCGCCAATGCGCTGATATCCTGCGCGCCCACCATGTGCTGAAAAGACGGCTCAATGTGGTGTACAATGCCTATGTCGGACCGGATTTCGGCACGCCAAAACCGCGCAAGAAACGGGGCATCCGTTTCATCTACATCGGCAATAATGCCCATATCAAAGGATATGATGTCTTTCTCGATGCCGCCGCAGCCCTGTGTGAAAAAGGGTGCCGCGACATGGAATTCGTGGCCGTGGGTGTCCCTCAAGAAATATCGGGGGATCTTGCCGCACACCTGACACCGGCTGTTCGGGAACGACTTCGGGCGACCGGAACCATCCCACACAACCAGGTACTTGAAGAACTCGCATTCGCGGACGTGCAGGTTATGACATCCCGCAAGGAAAGTCTGCCCAACGTCCTGCTTGAAGGATTCGCCCTCGGCGTTCCGGCCATTTGTACCCGCGTGGGTGGCGTGCCGGAAATCATTCAAGATGGGGTGAACGGATTTTTGTGCGACAACGAAGACAGTGCGTGTCTGGCCGAAAAGATGCAGGCAATGGCTGACGACTCGAAAATCCGGTACTCCATGGGATATGCTGGACACGCCTTGGTCAGCACCATGTTGACCCCAGAGGCAAAAGGCCGCAATCTCATGCGCGTCTACATGGGCGAAAGACTCGACGAGCCGCTGGATTTGAACATGTTGCCAACCGTACAGGACGAAGATGAACCCTTTGGACACAGCGAGCACTGA
- a CDS encoding glycosyltransferase family A protein produces the protein MNPLDTASTDSLTGAWLSLPAPLKAKLRLGFTGTRHLLDIAAWCMASGAPTLNPIALDALETALRENPLNGILAQSLLANTRVKHLLSQDKLNQLAIVTTHYRPPTSPDDSLSPHHTADIAAQQDAISRHINDTPNNLYWLEQGIQVGLFAKDTKKSAELYEFITKPGVKRVFKTAIDTIFKDRFSIKDTQDHNFLKKVGTTPWNTNRLLRTYDALTGVADEKKPVPGSVAILIHSSNNADGLDATLTSLIESDISEASLFIMDHGSTDRTPAILKTWAGRFATRFGPNHCSIITLPIPIGNPAAKNWLLHLDAVRDHDFICLLDDAVTVAPDWLSRLGTAVLQYPDAGVWGGKLVNHANHNHIISTDHHLLVEPDAVMNLSRLAPNPFSFSALHSQTRNSTTFEFMRPCAAFSGGCHLFRTPTLLETGDFAIQLSPADYDTTEYAIRLCSRGLFPVCHGHLPFHTLPSTHIPAMTGIPHSSNALGNRYKMQTMYDVEEIQAIAAAEHATLDADILTKLQFFQTVR, from the coding sequence ATGAACCCTTTGGACACAGCGAGCACTGATTCCCTGACCGGGGCATGGCTGTCGTTGCCAGCCCCTCTCAAGGCCAAATTGCGTCTGGGATTTACCGGCACGCGTCATCTGCTTGATATCGCGGCATGGTGCATGGCTTCTGGCGCTCCAACCCTGAACCCCATTGCCTTGGACGCGCTTGAAACCGCACTCCGGGAAAATCCGCTCAACGGCATTCTGGCACAAAGCCTCCTCGCCAATACACGAGTCAAACACCTGCTGTCTCAAGACAAATTGAACCAACTGGCGATCGTCACCACTCACTACCGCCCCCCGACCTCCCCTGACGACTCGCTCTCTCCGCATCACACAGCTGACATCGCGGCACAGCAGGACGCTATCAGTCGGCATATCAACGACACGCCAAACAACTTGTATTGGCTGGAGCAGGGAATACAAGTCGGACTCTTTGCAAAAGACACCAAAAAAAGTGCTGAATTGTATGAATTCATCACTAAGCCAGGTGTCAAAAGAGTCTTCAAAACCGCAATAGACACCATTTTTAAAGATCGATTTTCGATAAAAGACACTCAAGATCATAATTTTCTGAAAAAGGTGGGAACAACACCATGGAATACGAACCGACTTTTGCGGACGTATGACGCACTGACCGGAGTGGCTGACGAAAAAAAACCTGTGCCGGGTTCGGTCGCGATCCTGATCCACTCATCCAATAACGCGGACGGATTGGACGCAACCCTGACTTCATTGATTGAATCTGACATTTCCGAAGCATCGTTGTTCATCATGGATCACGGCTCGACCGACCGGACTCCAGCCATTTTAAAGACATGGGCTGGCCGATTCGCCACCCGATTCGGGCCGAATCACTGCTCGATCATCACCCTGCCCATCCCCATCGGCAACCCAGCGGCCAAAAACTGGTTGCTCCATCTGGACGCCGTGCGCGATCACGACTTCATCTGTCTGCTTGATGACGCGGTGACCGTTGCCCCGGACTGGCTTTCCAGACTCGGAACAGCCGTCCTTCAGTACCCCGATGCCGGAGTCTGGGGCGGCAAATTGGTCAATCATGCCAACCACAACCACATCATCAGCACAGATCATCACCTGTTGGTCGAACCAGACGCGGTCATGAACCTTTCCCGGCTCGCCCCCAACCCATTCTCTTTTTCTGCACTACACAGCCAGACACGAAACAGCACCACTTTCGAATTCATGCGTCCCTGCGCCGCTTTTTCAGGTGGATGTCATCTTTTCCGCACCCCCACACTCCTGGAAACAGGCGACTTTGCCATCCAGTTGTCACCAGCCGACTATGACACGACCGAATATGCCATCCGACTGTGCTCACGCGGCCTGTTCCCGGTCTGTCACGGGCATCTGCCGTTTCACACACTCCCTTCGACGCATATTCCCGCGATGACAGGCATCCCCCATAGCAGCAACGCCCTCGGCAATCGGTACAAAATGCAAACAATGTATGATGTTGAAGAAATACAAGCTATTGCCGCAGCCGAACACGCCACTCTTGACGCTGATATCCTGACCAAACTGCAATTTTTTCAAACCGTGCGATAA
- a CDS encoding sigma 54-interacting transcriptional regulator has protein sequence MSFPANLPLEDVFASIADGLFTVDTDWNITYFNEAAQRITGIGQTEAMGCKCWDVFRSSLCDGHCAISQCMKAGGRIVNKSIFIVRSDGSTLPISISASTLHDSDGQVIGGVETFRDLTEIHSIRRQAKDIYRFENIVGRSQALEKIFRILPRISDSEATTLLLGQSGTGKELFARAIHNLSPRKDGPFVPVNCGALPDTLLESELFGYKKGAFTDARTDKPGRFELANKGTVFLDEIGDMPGKLQVKLLRFLQDKMYEPLGGVSPVHADVRVIAATNRNLEQAVADGSFRQDLYYRLNVVTLTLPPLKKRPEDLPLLIDHFLEEFNAMQDKSIQGVSEDTLHILLHHEFPGNVRELENILEYAFILCREGFIQVEHLPEYLQPDKPETDGPHPLRGTMNDIKRRAARYAVERNHGKKMAACRDLGITKDTLRKMLSVIQKTKK, from the coding sequence ATGTCATTCCCAGCCAACCTTCCTCTTGAGGATGTTTTCGCCTCCATTGCAGATGGACTGTTCACCGTCGATACCGATTGGAACATCACCTATTTCAACGAGGCCGCACAACGCATCACCGGCATCGGCCAGACAGAGGCCATGGGATGCAAATGTTGGGACGTCTTCCGATCGTCTCTGTGCGATGGGCATTGTGCCATCAGCCAGTGCATGAAGGCCGGAGGCCGGATCGTCAACAAATCCATTTTCATCGTGCGAAGCGACGGTAGCACGCTACCAATTTCCATCTCCGCCTCGACCCTCCACGACAGTGATGGGCAGGTCATTGGCGGCGTGGAAACATTTCGCGATCTCACGGAAATCCACTCCATCCGACGACAGGCCAAAGATATTTACCGATTCGAAAACATTGTGGGTCGAAGTCAGGCCCTGGAAAAGATCTTTCGCATCCTCCCACGCATCAGTGACAGCGAGGCAACCACCTTGCTCCTGGGGCAATCCGGGACCGGCAAAGAACTCTTTGCCCGGGCCATCCACAACCTCAGCCCCCGCAAAGATGGCCCATTCGTGCCTGTCAACTGCGGCGCACTGCCCGACACATTGCTGGAATCCGAACTCTTCGGCTACAAAAAAGGCGCATTCACGGACGCTCGCACCGACAAACCGGGCCGATTCGAATTAGCGAATAAGGGCACGGTTTTTCTGGATGAAATCGGGGACATGCCCGGCAAGCTCCAAGTCAAACTTCTCCGGTTTCTGCAAGACAAAATGTATGAACCATTGGGCGGCGTCTCGCCTGTTCATGCGGACGTGCGCGTGATCGCGGCCACCAACCGCAATCTGGAACAAGCCGTTGCAGACGGCAGCTTTCGACAGGATCTGTACTACCGACTCAACGTCGTCACACTGACCCTGCCACCACTCAAAAAACGGCCAGAAGACCTCCCCCTGTTGATCGACCATTTCCTCGAAGAATTCAACGCCATGCAGGACAAATCCATTCAAGGAGTGAGTGAAGACACCCTTCACATCCTCCTGCATCACGAGTTCCCCGGCAACGTCCGCGAGCTGGAAAATATCCTTGAATACGCCTTCATCCTCTGCCGAGAAGGGTTCATTCAGGTCGAACACCTCCCGGAATATCTCCAGCCGGACAAACCGGAAACCGACGGACCACATCCACTGCGCGGAACCATGAACGATATCAAACGTCGCGCTGCACGATACGCCGTGGAACGCAACCACGGGAAAAAAATGGCGGCCTGCCGAGACCTGGGCATCACCAAAGACACCCTGCGAAAGATGCTCTCCGTCATCCAAAAGACAAAAAAATAG
- a CDS encoding dinitrogenase iron-molybdenum cofactor biosynthesis protein yields MKADSTKLICLACYQDRLASVCENADGYKLFEINDTKFYPAGLLSLPSKDPMDRTSAILACGVTVFLCGAIRNRTRTRLEEGGVTVLGWLTGTQEQILEGFLNKKLHELTMPGIQV; encoded by the coding sequence ATGAAAGCAGATTCTACAAAACTCATCTGTCTGGCGTGCTATCAGGACCGGCTGGCATCCGTGTGTGAAAACGCGGATGGATACAAGCTTTTTGAAATAAATGACACCAAATTTTACCCCGCAGGCCTCCTATCCCTTCCCTCAAAGGACCCTATGGACAGGACATCCGCCATATTGGCCTGCGGGGTAACTGTCTTTTTATGCGGTGCCATTCGAAACAGGACACGCACACGACTCGAAGAAGGTGGTGTGACTGTTTTGGGCTGGCTCACCGGCACACAAGAGCAAATTCTTGAAGGATTCCTCAACAAAAAGCTGCATGAACTGACCATGCCAGGCATTCAGGTTTGA
- a CDS encoding Mrp/NBP35 family ATP-binding protein yields the protein MSECEGCTSAAPDGSCTSSTGCNQEELKLQRTLGRIKHKIVVMSGKGGVGKSTVATNIAVALSLAGKKVGLLDVDVHGPSLPRMLSLKGQKPHMGDKVMEPVPWSKNLSVMSLGFLLEDDRQAVIWRGPVKMGLIKQFVEDVMWGDLDYLIVDCPPGTGDEPLSTLQTLGPTAIGVIVTTPQGVAIDDVRRSVSFVGEVGNRVLGIIENMSGFACPNCGTVHDIFKSGGGEALAKEAGVQFLGRIPLDPEVANSGDEGFPFLKVHRDTATGKAMEAIIQPMLELPDPPTA from the coding sequence ATGAGTGAATGCGAAGGATGCACTTCTGCGGCACCTGATGGGAGCTGCACCAGCTCTACAGGCTGCAATCAGGAAGAATTGAAACTGCAAAGAACCCTTGGCCGCATCAAACACAAGATCGTGGTCATGTCCGGCAAGGGCGGGGTTGGCAAATCCACTGTCGCCACCAACATTGCCGTCGCACTCTCCCTGGCCGGCAAGAAAGTCGGTCTGCTCGATGTGGACGTGCATGGACCGAGCCTCCCCCGGATGTTGTCCTTGAAAGGACAGAAGCCGCACATGGGCGACAAGGTCATGGAACCGGTTCCCTGGAGCAAAAACCTCTCGGTCATGTCCCTGGGCTTTTTGCTCGAAGATGACCGCCAGGCCGTTATCTGGCGTGGCCCAGTCAAAATGGGACTGATCAAACAATTCGTTGAAGATGTCATGTGGGGCGATCTCGATTACCTGATCGTTGACTGCCCCCCGGGCACCGGCGACGAGCCTCTGTCCACCCTGCAAACCCTCGGACCCACGGCCATCGGCGTTATCGTGACAACTCCGCAAGGTGTTGCCATCGACGACGTGCGCCGCTCGGTCTCATTTGTCGGCGAAGTGGGCAACCGAGTCCTCGGCATCATCGAGAACATGTCCGGTTTTGCCTGCCCCAATTGTGGCACGGTCCACGACATCTTCAAATCAGGTGGCGGCGAGGCCTTGGCCAAGGAAGCTGGTGTCCAGTTCCTGGGACGGATTCCTCTGGACCCCGAAGTGGCCAACTCCGGCGACGAAGGATTCCCCTTCCTGAAAGTGCACCGCGACACTGCGACAGGCAAGGCCATGGAAGCGATCATTCAGCCCATGCTTGAGCTGCCCGATCCGCCCACGGCATAA
- a CDS encoding HD-GYP domain-containing protein yields the protein MKIRPIRPNSAHFVTTVLHQFAESLGFAIDAKDPYTSMHSEEVAEVSHALALSMGLSPNEADIIHVAGHLHDIGKIGVPDAVLKKQGSLSPSEWRAMRRHPRAGADILRPVAALKSLGVVDMVLHHHERYDGTGYPDGLAGAQIPLGARIIAVADSVSAMLQNRPYRPSKNFEAARKEVLRCSGTQFDPRVVQAFEGVAAAIEGMVDVLSAKEKDV from the coding sequence GTGAAAATTCGGCCGATTCGTCCGAATTCTGCGCATTTTGTGACCACCGTTCTGCATCAGTTCGCCGAATCCCTCGGGTTTGCCATTGATGCCAAGGATCCGTACACCTCCATGCATTCCGAAGAAGTGGCCGAAGTCTCTCACGCATTGGCCCTGTCCATGGGGTTGTCGCCCAATGAGGCCGATATCATCCATGTGGCTGGGCATCTGCATGATATCGGAAAAATTGGTGTCCCGGATGCAGTGTTGAAAAAACAAGGCTCGTTGAGCCCCAGTGAGTGGCGTGCCATGCGTCGCCACCCCCGGGCCGGGGCGGATATCCTTCGGCCTGTTGCCGCCCTGAAGAGCCTTGGGGTCGTGGATATGGTCCTGCATCATCATGAACGGTATGATGGCACGGGCTACCCGGATGGCCTGGCTGGAGCACAGATCCCGCTGGGCGCGCGGATTATTGCTGTTGCTGATAGCGTGTCCGCCATGTTGCAGAACCGCCCGTATCGACCGTCCAAGAATTTTGAGGCGGCGCGAAAAGAAGTACTCCGTTGTTCAGGCACACAGTTTGATCCCCGTGTGGTACAGGCATTCGAAGGGGTGGCCGCTGCTATCGAGGGGATGGTGGATGTGTTGTCTGCCAAGGAAAAGGATGTGTGA
- a CDS encoding tetratricopeptide repeat protein, translating into MSLLRQLGLFNREGMKACNDGKMANALFQLVQADRLAKEMGSVLHEAKVRNNMGLVHQVSGKTEEALACFELAAHRAVEGAGVGNSLHKAIVRNMTKLTSSNLAGAA; encoded by the coding sequence ATGAGTCTGTTACGTCAACTTGGATTGTTCAATCGGGAAGGAATGAAAGCATGCAATGATGGTAAAATGGCAAACGCCTTGTTTCAACTTGTTCAGGCAGATCGTCTGGCCAAGGAAATGGGATCGGTTTTGCATGAAGCCAAGGTTCGAAATAATATGGGATTGGTGCATCAGGTTTCTGGCAAGACCGAAGAGGCGTTGGCGTGCTTCGAGCTTGCAGCACATCGTGCGGTAGAAGGTGCCGGAGTTGGAAATTCCCTGCACAAGGCAATTGTTCGGAACATGACGAAATTGACATCATCAAATTTGGCAGGGGCTGCATAA
- a CDS encoding DUF47 family protein, producing MSLKIPFFGLLANRSPMDGLVEHYDKIAECVAAIDESLECYVSGGVCREFEELTRSVDEIENHADSIKRNIRNHLPKGLFMPVEKTLFLNYTKSQDNILDAAQDALYWLAMRKVIIPEDIQKDLIYLLDGIARCTVLLGPALKSTIALMHGESLDREGTKERFRQVRNERNNVRHMKNALYKKIYNKDVDFKDIYQLIHFVDCLDNMGHNTENCAELLRSMMAR from the coding sequence ATGTCTTTGAAAATTCCTTTTTTCGGCCTGCTTGCCAATCGGTCTCCAATGGATGGGTTGGTCGAGCATTATGACAAGATCGCTGAATGCGTCGCGGCTATTGATGAGTCCCTGGAGTGCTATGTCTCCGGTGGAGTGTGCCGTGAGTTTGAGGAATTGACGCGTTCGGTCGATGAAATTGAAAACCATGCAGATTCTATCAAGCGGAATATTCGTAATCACCTGCCCAAGGGCCTGTTCATGCCCGTGGAAAAGACGCTTTTTCTGAACTATACGAAAAGTCAGGACAACATCCTTGATGCCGCACAGGACGCCCTCTATTGGCTGGCCATGCGCAAGGTGATCATACCGGAAGATATTCAGAAGGATCTGATTTATCTGCTTGATGGCATTGCCCGGTGCACGGTGTTGCTCGGACCGGCACTTAAATCGACGATTGCATTGATGCACGGCGAATCCCTGGACCGTGAAGGGACCAAAGAACGGTTTCGTCAGGTTCGGAATGAACGAAATAACGTCCGGCATATGAAAAATGCCCTGTACAAGAAAATTTACAACAAGGACGTTGATTTCAAGGATATCTATCAGCTGATTCATTTTGTGGACTGCCTGGATAACATGGGCCACAACACGGAAAATTGTGCTGAACTGCTTCGTTCGATGATGGCTCGATAA